A region from the candidate division WOR-3 bacterium genome encodes:
- a CDS encoding RtcB family protein, whose amino-acid sequence MAWQGELIKIDEYRYKIPKSHKSGMRTDGIIYASSKMLEKIKDDEAPEQVANVATLPGIVGYSLAMPDIHWGYGFAIGGVAAFDVKEGIISPGGVGYDINCGVRLLRTDLKYTEIKNKLKELVRAIFENVPSGVGSTGKIRIDDREVKEVMLYGAQWALKKGYGWKRDIEKIEENGMLKGANPDKVSRRAIERGRPQLGTLGAGNHFLEIQIVEDIYDPETAKLMGIFETGQITVMIHTGSRGLGYQICDDNVKTLGNAVRKYGINIPDRQLACAPIESPEGKSYFEQMACAANYAWANRQCIMHWVREAFENVLGKKAEDLGMELIYDVAHNIAKFEEHRINGETKKVCVHRKGATRAFSAGHKDIPEVYKKIGQPVLIPGDMGSHSYLLIGTEQAMKETFGSTCHGAGRLLSRTKALDVTKGRRIDKELEAKGIYVLCASNEVLREEVPEAYKDIDTVVEAVVGAGISKKVARMRPLGVVKG is encoded by the coding sequence ATGGCGTGGCAAGGCGAACTTATTAAAATTGATGAATATCGTTATAAAATTCCTAAATCCCATAAATCTGGTATGAGAACAGATGGGATTATTTATGCCTCATCAAAGATGCTGGAAAAAATAAAAGATGATGAGGCGCCGGAACAGGTAGCAAATGTCGCAACCCTGCCGGGCATAGTGGGCTATTCACTTGCAATGCCTGACATCCACTGGGGATATGGGTTTGCAATCGGTGGTGTTGCTGCGTTTGATGTAAAAGAAGGAATCATATCGCCCGGCGGTGTCGGCTATGATATTAATTGCGGGGTAAGACTTTTAAGAACCGATTTGAAATATACAGAAATAAAAAACAAACTCAAAGAACTTGTGCGTGCTATTTTTGAAAATGTCCCTTCAGGAGTTGGTTCCACCGGTAAAATTAGAATTGATGACCGGGAAGTAAAAGAAGTTATGCTTTATGGTGCACAGTGGGCATTGAAAAAAGGCTATGGTTGGAAAAGAGATATTGAAAAGATAGAAGAAAATGGAATGCTTAAAGGTGCTAATCCAGATAAAGTCTCAAGAAGGGCAATTGAAAGGGGAAGACCACAATTGGGCACACTCGGCGCTGGTAACCATTTTCTTGAGATACAGATTGTTGAAGATATCTATGACCCTGAAACTGCAAAATTGATGGGAATATTCGAAACAGGACAAATAACGGTTATGATCCACACTGGCTCAAGGGGACTTGGTTATCAAATCTGTGATGATAATGTAAAAACCCTTGGTAATGCAGTGAGAAAATACGGCATCAATATACCGGACCGCCAGCTTGCCTGTGCACCGATTGAATCACCTGAAGGTAAATCTTATTTTGAACAGATGGCTTGCGCGGCAAATTATGCCTGGGCAAATCGTCAGTGTATAATGCACTGGGTAAGAGAGGCATTTGAAAATGTCCTGGGCAAGAAGGCAGAAGACCTTGGGATGGAATTGATTTACGATGTTGCCCATAACATTGCCAAATTTGAAGAGCATAGAATCAATGGAGAAACAAAAAAAGTCTGTGTCCATCGTAAGGGTGCAACAAGGGCATTCTCAGCCGGGCATAAAGATATTCCAGAGGTCTACAAAAAGATTGGGCAGCCTGTCTTGATTCCTGGAGATATGGGTTCACATTCCTATTTATTAATCGGCACTGAGCAGGCAATGAAAGAAACCTTTGGTTCAACCTGTCATGGTGCGGGAAGACTTTTATCAAGAACCAAGGCACTTGATGTGACAAAAGGGAGAAGGATTGACAAAGAACTTGAGGCAAAAGGAATATATGTTCTATGTGCATCAAATGAAGTTTTAAGAGAAGAAGTCCCTGAAGCATATAAGGACATTGATACGGTGGTTGAAGCGGTCGTCGGTGCAGGGATATCAAAAAAGGTCGCCCGTATGAGACCACTGGGTGTTGTGAAAGGATAG
- a CDS encoding TldD/PmbA family protein: protein MIEKLKSLLSKINADYADLRYEIKTETKIIFSGRDITEVSTCPTDGFVLRVIKNKSLATITFTKGDDFEKAVNTTLSNAEIMSQNNCIPVEFSKVPIIKDKFTPELKEDPEKISIEEKIELTRHYNEIPYRIPGIIHTDIGYSETIREKCFVNTEGTEIVEKLVTTRIAGSIISSNGQIIQTVRVGVGGSSGFAILRNREEQFIKKAEIAGNLLNATPVKAGIYNVILNQNLGGVFTHEAFGHFSEADLIENNPSMREKMKLGAKLGTEILNIIDDPTIPGQLGFYKYDDEGVPAQPVQLLKNGVLVGRLHSRRTASAFNEPPNGHCVAEDYRYPPIIRMGTIFIQPGEKTFEELLEILGDGLYLCDAMGGQTSGENFTFAAQYGYIVKNGKIADMVRDINISGNLYATLNNIQAIGNDLKLGEIGGCGKGQMNIRSCYGAPHIIIKDAVIGGV, encoded by the coding sequence ATGATAGAAAAATTAAAATCTTTGCTTTCAAAAATAAATGCTGATTATGCAGATTTGAGATATGAGATTAAGACCGAAACAAAAATAATTTTTTCGGGCAGGGATATCACCGAAGTGAGTACCTGCCCTACCGATGGATTTGTGCTTCGGGTCATCAAAAATAAATCGCTTGCGACAATAACATTTACTAAAGGGGATGATTTTGAAAAGGCAGTAAATACCACCCTATCCAATGCAGAAATTATGTCACAAAATAATTGTATACCGGTTGAATTTAGTAAAGTCCCAATTATAAAAGACAAATTCACCCCCGAACTCAAAGAAGACCCTGAAAAAATTTCTATTGAAGAAAAGATAGAATTAACCCGCCATTATAATGAGATACCTTACAGAATACCGGGGATAATCCATACTGATATCGGTTACAGTGAAACAATAAGAGAAAAATGTTTTGTGAATACCGAAGGAACCGAGATAGTAGAAAAACTCGTTACAACCCGAATTGCCGGTTCAATCATAAGTAGCAATGGGCAGATTATACAGACCGTTCGTGTTGGTGTCGGTGGTAGTAGTGGATTTGCCATCCTGCGAAATCGTGAAGAGCAATTTATAAAGAAAGCGGAAATTGCCGGTAATTTGTTGAATGCCACACCGGTAAAGGCAGGAATTTATAATGTAATACTGAATCAAAACCTCGGTGGAGTATTTACCCATGAAGCATTTGGGCATTTCTCTGAGGCAGATTTGATTGAAAATAATCCTTCAATGCGGGAGAAGATGAAACTCGGTGCGAAACTTGGCACTGAAATTCTTAATATCATTGACGACCCGACAATTCCTGGGCAGTTAGGATTTTATAAATATGATGACGAAGGTGTTCCAGCACAACCAGTACAATTGTTGAAAAACGGCGTCCTTGTCGGTAGGCTTCATTCAAGGCGCACAGCGAGTGCATTCAATGAACCACCCAACGGTCATTGTGTCGCCGAGGATTATCGGTATCCACCAATAATTCGTATGGGAACGATCTTTATCCAACCTGGAGAAAAAACATTTGAAGAATTACTTGAAATACTCGGTGATGGACTTTATCTATGCGATGCAATGGGTGGGCAGACGAGTGGTGAAAATTTTACATTTGCTGCCCAGTATGGATATATTGTAAAAAACGGCAAAATTGCAGATATGGTTCGCGATATTAATATCTCAGGAAATCTCTATGCAACATTGAATAACATTCAGGCAATTGGCAATGATTTAAAACTTGGAGAGATCGGCGGATGTGGTAAAGGGCAGATGAATATACGCTCCTGTTATGGTGCGCCCCATATCATTATCAAAGATGCGGTGATCGGAGGTGTATAA
- a CDS encoding TldD/PmbA family protein, whose product MKKFLSVLKTRVDQAEIYYYESFSNGIAFQNGKLTELEGTIQSGYSLRIIKDNILGFAYTKNLNNPELLLEGAISSLKAGTKTNLKFPENKVNHKLNNYDREIENVTNELVVEECKKVIDKLKEKIDAKIDVRVVYGTEKIQIMNTNGAELSENFSTYTLICGVVFPNTANGLYYLLKEKKFTPAPETELDNMIEMYQKALTEKKLPSGKMKVLFLPTVLYALLWRLQSGTAGSNVYYKKSPLINKINEKILSEKLTIYDDPHNEEYPFARAFDDEGTPTKKLMIVEKGVLKNFYYDLFYADKMGVSPTGNGYKGAMWGGEYAALKPMPGLEHLVIEPGTKSLQEMIRLIDKGVIVVGALGAHSGNIPNGDFSIGIDPCLYVENGEIIGRVKNTMIAGNIYDVMKNVVEVENRLHPTYMAGKALPAILFDDMMVVSG is encoded by the coding sequence ATGAAGAAATTTCTATCCGTTCTAAAAACAAGAGTTGACCAGGCTGAAATTTATTATTATGAATCTTTTTCTAATGGAATCGCTTTTCAGAATGGGAAATTAACGGAACTGGAAGGAACGATTCAATCTGGTTATTCATTAAGAATAATTAAAGACAATATCCTTGGTTTTGCATACACAAAGAATTTAAACAATCCTGAGTTGCTTTTGGAAGGTGCGATTAGTTCATTGAAGGCAGGCACAAAGACAAATCTAAAATTCCCGGAAAACAAAGTTAATCATAAATTAAATAATTATGACCGCGAAATTGAAAATGTTACGAATGAACTGGTGGTTGAGGAATGTAAAAAGGTGATTGATAAGTTGAAAGAAAAAATAGATGCAAAAATAGATGTCCGAGTTGTTTATGGAACTGAAAAGATACAGATAATGAACACAAACGGTGCCGAACTTTCAGAAAACTTTTCTACATATACACTTATATGCGGTGTGGTATTTCCGAATACTGCAAATGGTCTTTATTATTTGCTAAAAGAAAAAAAATTTACCCCGGCACCCGAGACTGAATTGGATAATATGATTGAAATGTATCAGAAGGCATTGACTGAAAAGAAATTGCCGAGTGGTAAAATGAAGGTATTATTTTTGCCCACGGTTCTCTACGCACTGCTCTGGCGTCTTCAGAGTGGAACAGCAGGCAGTAATGTATATTACAAAAAGTCGCCGTTGATAAATAAAATTAACGAAAAGATATTAAGCGAAAAATTAACCATATACGATGACCCACATAACGAAGAGTATCCGTTTGCGCGGGCATTTGATGATGAAGGAACACCCACAAAAAAGTTGATGATTGTTGAAAAAGGCGTACTGAAAAATTTCTATTACGACCTTTTCTATGCTGACAAAATGGGCGTTAGCCCCACGGGCAATGGATATAAAGGCGCAATGTGGGGTGGTGAATATGCAGCGTTAAAACCAATGCCAGGGCTTGAACATCTTGTTATTGAACCCGGAACAAAGAGTTTACAGGAAATGATTCGTTTAATAGATAAAGGTGTAATTGTTGTGGGTGCCCTTGGTGCACATAGCGGGAATATTCCTAATGGTGATTTTTCAATCGGCATTGACCCCTGTCTATATGTTGAAAATGGCGAAATAATTGGTCGGGTTAAAAATACTATGATTGCGGGCAATATCTATGATGTAATGAAAAATGTTGTTGAAGTTGAGAACAGACTCCATCCCACATATATGGCTGGAAAGGCACTGCCTGCAATCTTATTTGATGATATGATGGTAGTTAGTGGATAG